Proteins encoded in a region of the Canis lupus familiaris isolate Mischka breed German Shepherd chromosome 1, alternate assembly UU_Cfam_GSD_1.0, whole genome shotgun sequence genome:
- the LOC106559278 gene encoding LOW QUALITY PROTEIN: apoptosis regulatory protein Siva-like (The sequence of the model RefSeq protein was modified relative to this genomic sequence to represent the inferred CDS: inserted 2 bases in 2 codons), translating into MAASERAGDKSERGGAAPLRPEAVPKPGCRFGDAAPLQLKVSVGQRELSRHVCSEQHSREVFEKTEQLLFXGAQAYRAHXWEDGCAIVDLPESPKPGPTEALRAARGQMLSGPDGRLTRSQAQASEADPSGTVTRASSSCVRAVDGKAACGQCERALCGRCVHVCSSCRSVACALCALGDCGDVHESVLCASCALFEA; encoded by the exons ATGGCGGCCTCTGAGAGGGCTGGAGACAAAAG tgaaaggggcgGAGCTGCACCGCTCCGGCCGGAGGCCGTGCCCAAGCCGGGCTGTCGCTTCGGAGACGCCGCCCCACTGCAGCTGAAGGTCAGCGTTGGTCAGAGGGAGCTGAGCCGCCACGTGTGTAGCGAGCAGCACTCGCGGGAGGTCTTCGAGAAAACCGAGCAACTCCTTT GAGGGGCCCAGGCCTACAGGGCCC TTTGGGAGGACGGCTGTGCCATTGTTGACCTGCCGGAGTCCCCAAAGCCCGGCCCCACAGAGGCCCTTCGGGCAGCCCGTGGGCAGATGCTGAGTGGACCAGATGGCCGACTGACCAGGAGCCAAGCCCAGGCCTCTGAAGCTGACCCCTCCGGGACAGTGACCAGAGCCTCCTCCTCGTGCGTGCGAGCCGTGGACGGGAAGGCAGCGTGTGGCCAGTGTGAGCGTGCCCTCTGTGGGCGGTGTGTGCACGTCTGCTCCAGTTGCAGGAGCGTGGCCTGCGCCCTGTGTGCCCTCGGGGACTGTGGCGACGTTCACGAGTCGGTGCTCTGTGCCAGCTGCGCCCTGTTCGAGGCCTGA
- the LOC102156556 gene encoding 60S ribosomal protein L36a-like has protein sequence MNVPKTHRTFCKKCGKHQPHKVTQYKKGKDSLYAQGKRRYDRKQRGYGGQTKPIFWKKAKTTKKIVLRLECVEPNCRSKRMLAIKRCKQFDLGGDKRRGQVIQF, from the coding sequence ATGAATGTTCCTAAAACCCACCGGACTTTCTGCAAGAAGTGTGGCAAGCACCAACCCCACAAAGTGACACAGTACAAGAAAGGCAAAGATTCTCTTTATGCCCAAGGAAAGCGGCGTTATGACAGGAAGCAGAGGGGCTATGGTGGGCAGACTAAGCCGATTTTCTGGAAAAAGGCTAAAACTACAAAGAAGATTGTGCTGAGGCTTGAATGTGTTGAGCCCAACTGCAGATCTAAGAGAATGCTAGCTATTAAGAGATGCAAGCAATTTGACCTGGGAGGAGATAAGAGAAGGGGCCAAGTGATCCAGTTCTAA